A stretch of bacterium BMS3Abin11 DNA encodes these proteins:
- a CDS encoding ribonuclease has translation MAINIQFFGAAGEVTGSCHLVKFGSQRILLDCGLIQGGRKDEARNREPFPFDPKSIDAVVLSHAHIDHSGRLPLLVKAGFSGSIYTHRACRDLCRIMLKDAGFLSEKDAEWENRKRARKWLDPVEPLFTVEDARVVMSHFKGLVYAKKQRILPGVSLRLSDAGHILGSSIVELWLAEGEETRKLVFSGDLGRSGMPVLEDPVPIKQADLVIMESTYGDRLHRSWKDTQCEIHEVLNLATHGKGNILMPAFAVGRTQEILYLFARHYKEWGLDRWHIFLDSPMAIEATRVFTQHSDLFDADTAGLWRQHKKNTLLPNLHISRTANQSMAINRIRSGAIIIAGSGMCTGGRIKHHLKHNIWRRECKLVITGFQAKGTLGRALLDGVQHIKLWGESIRVAAAVYTIGGLSAHADQTALKNWYSNFEGRPPVVLVHGEERAIAGLSNCLRQQLSAPVHAARPGEILDLSNPGISIIGGNEIT, from the coding sequence GTGGCCATAAACATTCAATTTTTTGGCGCCGCTGGCGAGGTCACGGGATCTTGCCACCTGGTGAAGTTTGGCAGTCAGCGGATCCTGCTTGACTGTGGCCTGATTCAAGGCGGACGCAAGGATGAGGCACGTAACAGAGAGCCGTTTCCTTTTGATCCGAAGAGCATCGACGCGGTGGTGCTAAGTCACGCCCATATTGATCATTCCGGGCGGTTACCGTTGTTGGTCAAAGCCGGTTTTAGTGGTTCGATCTATACCCATCGTGCATGTCGCGACCTGTGTCGGATTATGTTGAAAGACGCAGGATTCCTGAGCGAAAAGGACGCAGAGTGGGAGAATAGAAAACGGGCACGTAAATGGCTGGATCCTGTAGAGCCACTGTTCACCGTGGAAGATGCCAGGGTTGTTATGAGCCATTTCAAGGGATTGGTCTACGCAAAAAAACAGCGCATCCTGCCCGGCGTGAGCCTGCGCCTGTCCGATGCCGGGCATATCCTGGGTTCATCCATTGTGGAATTGTGGCTCGCCGAGGGAGAAGAAACGCGAAAATTGGTATTCAGCGGTGATCTGGGCCGTTCCGGCATGCCAGTTCTGGAAGATCCTGTCCCGATCAAACAGGCTGATCTGGTAATAATGGAAAGCACTTACGGTGATCGTTTGCACCGATCCTGGAAAGATACCCAATGTGAAATCCACGAAGTGCTTAACTTGGCCACCCATGGCAAGGGTAACATTCTAATGCCGGCTTTCGCGGTGGGACGCACCCAGGAAATTCTCTACCTGTTTGCCAGGCACTATAAGGAATGGGGACTGGATCGCTGGCATATATTTCTGGATAGCCCGATGGCTATTGAAGCCACCCGCGTTTTCACACAACACAGTGATCTGTTTGATGCCGATACCGCTGGGCTATGGCGTCAACATAAGAAAAATACACTATTACCGAACCTGCATATCTCACGTACTGCCAATCAGTCCATGGCAATCAACCGCATCCGTAGTGGAGCAATCATCATTGCCGGCAGTGGTATGTGCACCGGTGGGCGTATCAAGCATCATCTCAAACACAATATCTGGCGCAGGGAATGCAAGCTTGTAATTACCGGTTTCCAGGCAAAAGGCACACTGGGTCGCGCCCTGTTGGACGGTGTGCAACATATTAAACTGTGGGGCGAATCCATACGTGTAGCCGCGGCGGTATACACCATTGGCGGTCTGTCCGCCCACGCAGACCAGACTGCGCTGAAAAACTGGTATTCCAACTTTGAGGGGCGGCCACCCGTAGTCCTGGTACATGGGGAAGAACGGGCAATTGCAGGGCTGTCTAACTGCCTGCGCCAACAGCTCTCTGCACCAGTACACGCAGCGCGTCCGGGTGAGATACTTGATCTAAGCAACCCAGGAATAAGCATTATTGGCGGAAACGAAATTACATGA